The window CGCGAAGGTCGTGATGCCCGAGACCGCGCCTATCTCGAAAATCAAGGCGACCCGGAGTTACGGCGCGGAGGTCGTCCTGCACGGCGTGGACTACGACGCCGCCCAGGAGCGCGCGCACGAACTCGAATCCCAGGAGGGCCGGACGTACGTCCACGCGTTCGACGACGAGCGCGTGATGGCGGGCCAGGGAACCATCGGCCTCGAAATCCTCGACCACCTCCCCGAGGTCGAGACGGTCGTCGTCCCCATCGGCGGCGGCGGCCTCATCTCCGGCATCGCCACCGCCATCAAGGCCCGCAGCCCCGACACGCGGGTCGTCGGCGTGCAGGCCGACGGCGCGTCGACCGTCGCGCAGTCCCTCCGGAAGGGAAGCCCGGAAGCCATCGACTCCGTGGACACCATCGCGGACGGCATCGCCGTGCGGCGGGTCGGCGAGCAGACGTTCCCCGTCATCCGCGAGCGCGTGGACGACGTGGTCACCGTCACTGACGACGAGATCGCGAGCGCGCTCACGATGCTCCTCGAACGCGGGAAGACGCTGGTCGAGGGTGCGGGCGCGGTGCCGCTCGCCGCGCTCCTCGAAGGCAAGTTCGTCTACGAGAAGGACGAGGTCATCGTCCCCGCGCTCTGCGGCGGGAACATCGACCTCAACCTCCTCACCACCGTCATCACGCGCGGACTGGTCGCGTCCGGCCGCTACATCAAGATTCGCACCGTCCTCAAGGACCGGCCCGGCGCGCTCGACGACCTCATCGAGGTGCTCAGCGACGCCCGCGCGAACATCTACGCCATCCAGCACGACCGCACCAACCGCGACATCGCGATGAACGCCGCCGAAGTCGAACTCGACCTCGAAACCCGCGGCGAAGACCACGTCGAGGAACTCCTCGACAGCCTCCGCGAACGCGGCTACGACGTCGAAGTCCTCGTCTGAGCTATCGCGTAATCCCGTACGTCACGGTGAGGAATTTCCCGCCGAGCAGCCACATCTCGTGGGTCGCCACCACCGGCCCGTCGCCGGGTGCGTCCGGCGCGTTCGTGGCGTCCGCCGGCCACACCGTGAACGTCTGCTCCATCGGCAGCCAGAACCCCGTTCCACCGCGCACCCAGTAGAGCCCGGGGTCGCCGGGCGCGCGCGTCGTCAACCGCAAGCCGTCACCCCGCGCGCTGTCCGTCGCGACCGATTCGAGGTGGAGTACCGTCGAGAGGTTCCCGCCCGGGAGGGGGGCGGCGATGTTCACGAAGCGCTCGTTTCGCGCGTCGTGGTGGGCGTAGAGCGCGACGAACACTGCCTCGCCGGTGTCAGGGTCGGTGCGTATCCACGCTCGCGCGCCGGGCCGCGGGTCGGCGTCGGGGTCGATGGGGACGAACCGGCTCTCCAGGGTTCGCGTCCCGGCGTCCCCGGGTGCGGGGAGGTTCAGTTGCTGGATGTGGGTCGTGAGGGGGGCGGCGAGTCGCGCGCCGGTGCGGAACGGCCGGTGCCAGCGCGCGCGGTAGGTCATTTCGAAGTCGCTCGTCGTCTCGTAGAACGCGCGGATGTCGGGGGCGACGCGGTCGGTGTCGAAGTCCGGGCGCGCGAACGCGTCGAAGTCGTCCATCTCGCCTGCGGGTGTCGCCGCGTTGTCGTCCACGAGACCCGCGCGCTCTGGAAATCCGGAGCCGATGCGACTGCCGCCGTCCACGGGGCTGAACGGGATCCCGCGCGCCCGCGAGCGGGACTCGGCGACGCCCGCCAGCCCGACGAGTCCTGCGAGAGCACCGCCCGTTCTCCACTTGTTCATACTCTCAGTTTGCGGTGGTTCGGCATCAGGTCGGCGGCTAGTCGCGGGGAGTTAAGTCCTCCCGTGGCGTCCCTTCGGGTATGAAGCGAACGATCTCCACCGGTGACGCACCCGAGGCCGTCGGCGCGTACAGTCAGGCGACGACGGACGGCGACCTCGTGTTCACCGCCGGCCAGATTCCGATGACGCCGGACGGCGACCTGCTCGACGACGAACCCATCGCCACCCAGACCCGGCAGAGCCTCGAAAACGTGAAAGCCATCCTCGAAGAGGAAGGCCTCACCACCCAGGACGTGCTCAAGACGACGGTGTTCCTCGCTGACATCGACGACTTCGACGAGATGAACGAGACGTACGAGGAGTACTTCCAGGACAACCCGCCCGCGCGGAGCGCCGTGCAGGCGGGCGCGCTTCCGAAGGGTGTCGGCGTCGAGATCGAAGCCATCGCCACCCGCGACTAGATGAACCGCGCCGCCGCCGTCTGGGGGCTCGTCGGCGCGCTCGCGTTCCTCGTTCTCGCGCAGGCGTATCGCCTCGCCACCGGCGACGGCCCCGGCCTCCCCGTCCTGCTCGGCGTCGCCCTCGCGGTCTTCCTCGCCACCGCGCTCACCGTCCCCGCCGTCGCCGCCCGAATGAGAAGGGTTTAAACGCCGGAGTCGGCTACGAAGTGGTGTAAGCCGGGATGGCCGAATGGCAAAGCGCACGCCTGGAAAGCGTGTCCCCTTACGGGGTTCTGGGTTCAAATCCCAGTCCCGGCGCTTCTCTCTGACTCGCACCGCGGAGCAACGATTCCGTGTGTTTTCTCGTTACACCACGCCTGCGCCGTACGCGATGGCGGCGATGCCGGCGATGGTGGCGATAGCTGCACCGGCGTACGCGTACGTGTAGCGGCCGAAGGTTTCGACGAGTTCGCTTTCGGGTTTGTCGGAGACGATGAAGGTCTCGCCGTCGACGGGTTCGATGACGACGTCGTCGGGTTTGAGGGGGTGGGTGGCGGTGTCGGTGGCGCGGGCGTGCCCGAGGACGTAGACGTCGTCGCCGGGGGAGAGCGTGGCTTCGTAGTAGCGGCGTTCGCCGTGGGCGTTCCCGATGTCGATGACGTTCGTGACTGAGTCAGATTGCGTGGCGACGCCGGTTTCGCCGCGCACGAACGCCGCGATGCGTTCGGGGGGTTCGGCGTCCGGCGGGACGGTGGTTTCGGCGGAGAAGCCGTCGATGGCGGCGGTGACGCCGTCGACGGTGACGCCGGTGGAGAGGAAGCGGTCCACGTCGACGGCGCTCACTTGAATGTCGTCGATGCCGGTTCCGGAGGACACGTCGTCAACGTGGGTGCCGACGTCGATGGTGACGCTGTCGGTGCCGTCGTCGAGCGTGAACGGTGTGGCGTAGACGCCTTCGGCGCGCGTCTCCCACATCTCGGTGTCGCCGCGTTCGTCCCACTCCTCGACTTCCCACGCGGAGACCACGGCGGGGTCGCCGCGGATGGGGGAGTCGAACGCGTTCTCGGTTCGGACCGTGCCTTTCAGTTCGACGCGTCCTTCCTCGCGGATGTCTCTCACGTCGGTGGTTTCGGTTCCTTCGACGAGCGCGCTCCGGCGGTGCTGGCGGCGGCCGTAGACGCCGGCGAACGCCGCAATCAGGAGGAGGACGACGCCGACGACGATGGGAAGGGCGGACATGCGTGGCTGGTTCTCCTCCGCGTTTCGACGTAAAACCAGGGGAGTGCTCAGATGTCCGTGTGGACGCGGACTTCCTCGCCGGTGACGGTGTCCACGGCGTCGCCGCTCACGGTGTAGTCGTCCTCGCCTTTCTCCGTCCAGCCGAAGGCGGCGAGCACTGACTCACCGAGTCCGGGTTCGGGGTCGACCCAGGCGGTGTTGTCCTCGACTGCGGTGACGATGCCGAGCTGTTCGCCTTCGATGTCCACGAGGAACTTGCCCTCGTCATCCGGCGTGAGTGTCGCCATATTTGGGGGTTCTCGGAGCGGCGTGAAAGGCGTGGTGGGCGGATCACGTGCCCCCGGATCGGACTGTACTGTGTGAACACACGACACGAATTCTGGGGGCTCCGGGCGTCTCACCGCCCTTCTCCCCCCTTCGGCCCAAGGTTTTATATAGAAGGACAAACAATCATTCGAGTAGCTATGTCGCAACAGCGTATGCAGGGCCAGCCCATGATTATCATGGGAGATGACGCCCAGCGAGTGAAGGACAAGGACGCGCAGGAACACAACATCTCCGCGGCGCGCGCCGTCGCGGACGCCGTGCGCTCCACCCTCGGTCCGAAGGGGATGGACAAGATGCTCGTCGACTCGATGGGTGACGTAACCATCACGAACGACGGCGTCACCATCCTCGAGGAGATGGACATCGACAACCCCACCGCGGAGATGATCGTGGAAGTCGCCGAGACCCAGGAGGACGAGGCCGGCGACGGCACCACGACCGCGGTCGCCATCGCGGGCGAACTCCTCAAGGAGGCCGAAGACCTCCTCGAACAGGACATCCATCCGACGGCCATCATCAAGGGCTACAACCAGGCCGCCGAGAAGGCCCGCGAGGAAGTCGACGACATCGCCGTCTCCGTCGACCCCGAGGACGAAGCCCTCATCCGCTCCGTCGCGGAGACGTCCATGACGGGCAAGAGCGCTGAAATCGACAAGGAACTCCTCAGCAGCCTCATCTACGAGGCGCTCGATCAGGTGTCCGTCGACGCCGAGGACGGCTCCACCGTCGTCGACGTGGCGAACATCAACATCGAGACCCAGACCGGTCGCGCCGTCGGCGAGTCCGACCTCCTCAAGGGCGCGGCCATCGACAAGGATCCCGTCCTCGACTCGATGCCCACGGAGCTCGACGACGCGAACACGCTCCTCCTCAACGAAGCCATCGAGGTCGAAGAGGCGAACGCCGACACCTCGGTGAGTATCGACAGCCCCGACCAGCTCCAGAGCTTCCTCGACCAGGAGGAAAAACAGCTCCAGGAGAAGGTCGACAAGATCGTCGAGACCGGCGTGGACGTCGTGTTCTGCCAGAAGGGTATCGACGACATGGCGCAGCACTACCTCGCGAAGGAGGGCGTGCTCGCCGTCCGCCGCGTGAAGAAATCGGACATCGGCTTCCTCAAGAACGTCCTCGGCGGCAGCGTCGTCCAGGACCTCGACAGCCTCACCGAGGACGACCTCGGGCGCGGCAGCGTCCGCCGCGACGACGAGGACGACCTCTTCTACGTCGAAGGCCTCGAGGAGGAGGCCCACGGCGTCACACTCCTCCTCCGCGGCAGCACGGATCACGTCGTCGACGAACTCGAACGCGGCGTCACGGACGCTCTCGACGTGGCCGCGCAGACGCTCACTGACGGCCGCGTCCTCCCCGGCGGCGGCGCAATCGAGGTCGAACTCGCCGACCGACTCCGCTCGTACGCGGACTCCGTCAGCGGCCGCGAGCAGCTCGCCGTCGAGTCCTTCGCGAACGCGCTCGAACTCATCCCGCGCGTCCTCGCCGAGAACGCGGGCCTCGACCCCATCGACATTCTCGTCGACCTCCGCGCGGCCCACGAGACCGGCGAGCAGAACACCGGCCTGAACGTCCTCACCGGCGATCTCGAAGACACCTACGAGGGCGGTGTCGTCGAACCCGCGCACGCCAAGGAGCAGGCGCTCTCCAGCGCCACCGAGGCCGCGAACCTCGTGCTCAAGATCGACGACATCATCTCCGCGGGCGACCTGTCCACCGACAAGGGCGACGACGAAGGTGGCGCGCCCGGCGGCGGCATGGGCGGCATGGGCGGCGGCATGGGCGGCATGATGTAAAATCGGCCACCTGCCCGCTCCCGTCCCCCGACCGCGCTGCGTTCGCACCGCTCGACGACTATCTTCTGCGTTCTTTTCGAGAACGAAAGAGCGCGCGTCCGGCTACTCCTGGATGTCGAGTTCGAACTGTTCGTGCTCGGCGGCGGCGTTGAGGACGACGCTCGTGCTGGATTCCTTGATGTCGGCGTCGCCGAGGAGCGTCTTGATGAGGTCGTTCATGTCGTCGGTGTCGCGGAACTTCCCGACGGCGAAGATGTCGTAGTCGCCGGTGACTTCGTACACCGACACCATCTGCTTGTGAGCGCGCATACGGTCGGTGATGTCGGGGAGGCTGTTCCCCTCGACCTTGAGCTGGAGGACGGCGGTGACGTCGTAGCCGAGTTCGTCGTAGTCGACGACGGGCGTGTAGCCGTCGATGACGCCGGCGTCTTCGAGGTCTTTGAGGTGGTTGGAGACGGTGGTGACGGACACGTTGAGGTCGTCTGCGAGGCTGCGGAGGCTGGCCCGACCGTCGCCGAGTAGTGCGTTGATGAGTTTTGCGTCGAGGTTTTCGTACGTCATCGAACCCTACTACGGTATCGGGGGTTTAGAATTTAACGAATGTCCAGTTAGGGGTCGGTTGGTGGAGATTGCGCCAACCGGTACGGCTAATATGGTGGCTCCTGTCTCGTATTACTGTCGAAACCAATGACAAAAGGGAACCTTTCTCCGGACGGCGGGCTGAGCGAGACGGAACAGGACGTCCTCGACGAGATCGAGGCGAAGAACGTCGACTTCCTCCGCTTGCAGTTCACGGACATCCTCGGCACGGTGAAGAACGTCTCCGTCCCCGCCGACCAGGCGGAGAAGGCCTTCACTGACGGCATCTACTTCGACGGCTCCAGCATCGAGGGCTTCGTCCGCATCCAGGAGTCCGACATGCGCCTCAAGCCGGATCCGGAGACGTTCGCCATCCTGCCGTGGCGCCAGCGCGAGGAGACGGCGTCCGCTCGCCTCATCTGTGACGTCATCGACACGTCGACGGGCGAGCCGTTCGAGGGCGACCCGCGCCGCGTCCTGAAGAACGTCCTCGACCGCGCCGAGGAGATGGGGTACACGGTGAACGCCGCGCCCGAACCCGAGTTCTTCCTGTTCGAGGAGGACGAGCGCGGCCGCGCCACCACCGAACTCTCCGACTTCGGCGGATACTTCGACCTCGCGCCGAAGGATCCCGCGTCCGACGTTCGCCGCGACATCATCAACGGCCTCGAATCGATGGGGTTCGAAATCGAGGCGTCCCACCACGAGGTCGCCGAGTCCCAGCACGAGATCAACTTCGAGTACGACGACGCGCTCACGACGGCCGACAACGTCGCGACGTTCCGCACGGTCGTCCGCGCCATCGCCGCCGAGCACGACCTGCACGCGACGTTCATGCCGAAGCCCATCGCGGAGATCAACGGCTCCGGGATGCACACGCACTTCTCGCTGTTCGAGGACGGCGAGAACGCGTTCCACGACGAGGACGACGAGTTCGACCTCTCCGAGACCGCCCACCAGTTCCTCGCGGGCATCCTCGAACACGCGCCCGCCATCACGGCCGTCTCGAACCCGACCGTGAACTCCTACAAGCGCCTCGTTCCTGGCTACGAAGCGCCCGTGTACGTCGCGTGGTCCGACCGGAACCGCAGCGCGCTCATCCGGAAACCCGCCGCCCGCGTTCCCGCCGCGTCCCGCATCGAAGCGCGGTTCCCCGACCCCTCGTGCAACCCGTACCTCGCGTTCGCGGCGCTCATCGCCGCCGGACTCGACGGCATCGAGAGGGGCCTCGACGCGCCCGACCCGGTTCGCGAGAACATCTACGAGTTCGACGAGGCCAAACGCGAGGAGCACGGCATCGAGACGCTACCGTCCAACCTCGGCGAAGCCGTGGACGCCCTCGAATCGAACGAGGTCATGTTGGACACGCTCGGCGAGCACATCGCGGAGAAGTTCGTCGAGGCGAAACGCGAGGAACACACCGGCTACCGCATTCAGGTGTCGGACTGGGAACTCGAGCGCTACCTCGAGACGTTCTAGAGGCGCGTCGGCACCCACATCACGCCGAACCCTAACACTATTCCTCCCGCCGCCGCGACCGGCACGGGCGGTTCTATCGCGAGCGGCAGTCCGCCGACGGCGAGCAGTGGCACGAGCGCGAGCACAGACCACGCGGACGCGTCGGCGAGTCGCTGGACGCGCTCTCGGGCGGCCTGCCAGCCGACGATACCGCCGAGGGTCGCGCCGAACACGGTCGCGGCCTCGGCCGTCCACGCGAGCGCGAGACCCGCGGTGCCGGCGGCGAGCGCGACGAAGAACGCGTTTGCGACACTGTCCCGGGAGACGGCGAGCGCGAACGCGGCGTGGAGGCTTCCCGCGACGACGCCCGCAACCACGTCCGGGAGGTAGTGGACGCCGAGCGCGAGTCGCGTGACCGCGACGACGGCGACGACGACGCCCGCGACCGCGTATCGGGTTCGCCGGGTGCCAGCGCGGAGGAGCGCGGCGAGCGCGCCGTAGAAGACGGCCGCGCCGGTCGCGTGGCCGCTCGGGAAGCCGTAGCCGTCCGCGTGAACGAGCGCGACTGTGGCCGGCGGGCGGTGGAACCCGAACAGGCTCTTGAGCGCGACGACGAGCGCCAGTCCGCCGACGACGATGCCGAGGAAGCGCGCCGCGCGTTCGGGCGAGAGCACGTCGTATCGGGGGCCGAGCCAGTAGAGGAGTGGCGCGGCGACGAGGAACAGTTCGGGGTCGCCGAGCGCGGTGAGCGCGCGCAGAAGCGGGACGAGCGCCTCGGGAACCCGTCCGGCGAGCGCGTCGGAGACGCCGAGACCGTGCATCTATCGGCGGTCGTTCACCCAGTCGGCGATGCGACCGGGGACGCCGGCGGCGTTGAGTCCGACGCCGAACAGCAACATGAGGGCGTAGAGGCCGAGGGTGGACAGCCAGACCACGACCATCGCCAGGATGGCCCAGCCGCCGGAGAGGAAGTAGAACGCCCCGAGCGTCATCAGCGTCCCGTAGAGGAGGACGAGGTAGGGCCCCCAGCCGCGGGCGTGATTGCGACGCAGCCGCTTGCGGACGTACGTCCGGAGGTCCGATTCGAGATCGTTCTTCGACACCGTCTTCGCGTCGAGCTCGGCGCGCAGCGCGCGTACTTCCCGCTCCATCTCCGCGATGTCCGGAGCGGAGTCCGGTTCGTCGACTTCGTCGTGTACGTCGGTTTCGTCGGTTCGTCCCGCGAGCACGGCGTTCAGTACCGCCCCGACCATGATAATCGTACCGCCAACGTACAGTATCGTCACCAGCAGGAGCGCGGCGCCGAGGATGCCGTACGCCTGGTACTTCCCCGCGAGCGGCGCGTACGCCTCGAAGATGCCGCTGAGGGCGGTCCAGCCGGCGGCGGCGAGCAGCGTGCCGGGCACGGCCTCTCTCGGGGTGATGTCGGCGTCGGGGAAGATGTAGAAGATGGGGAAGAAGACGAGGCAGAGCGTAACGGCGAGCAGGCCGAACGCGACGACGCCGACGAACGGGCCGGTGGCGACGAACCCGGCGACGAACCCGGCGACGACGGCGGCGACGACGCCCGCGGCGATAGCGCCGAGGACGAGCACGCCGTCCCGTAGCTGGTGAGTGAGCGGGCGCGCGCCGACCACGCCGTAGACGTGCGCGAACGCCACGTCCAGCCCGCGGAAGAGCTTGAGGCCCGACCACGCGAGCACGACGAGGGAGACGACGGTGGCGGTTCCGCGGCCGCTCGCGCCCCGCAGCGCGTTCCGCACGGCGTCGCTCCCCTCAGCGGTGAGCAGGGTGCCGACGAGTTGGACTATCTGCTCGCCGATGGATTCGACGCCGAGGTAGGACGCGGCGGCGAGCGTCAGCAGGAGGAGGGGGATGAGGGAGACGAACGCGTAGTAGGCGACGGCGGCCGCGAGGAACGTTATCTGGCTGTCCTGCGCCTCGGCGACGACCTCGCGGGCGACCGAGACGGCGTTTCGTGACACACGCTGCGTTCGACCTCCGGTCTGAAAAACCCTTACGGGGCGAGGTCGCGCAACGCTGCGACGGACGCCGTCGTCTTGAACGTCGTCCCGCCGTAGTGGGCGCGCGACGCCTCGTAGCCGCCGTCGCGAACCGCGTCCAGGAACTCGTCCATCCCGACCGCGGGTTCGTTCCAGCGCTTGTAGAGCTTGTGCTGGTCGTAGTGCGTGGGTTCGTGGAGTTCGCTCGCAATGCGTTCGAGAAGGCGCTCGGCGCGCTCCGCCGCCCCCATCTCGCCCGTGAGCTCTCGAACCACGTCCGCGACGAACTCGGCGTCGTGGGCGGCGCCGAGCCAGACCGGGCCGGCGGTCTGCACGCCCTCCCCGCAGTTCGGGCAGGCGTCCGGCGATTCGGGAAGGAGGGTCTTCTCGGTCCGGCGGTGGAGGCAGGCCTCGCAGTGGTGGATGTAGCCGAGTTCGTCGATTGCGGCGTTGGCGTCGGTCGCGCGGTGGGAGAGGTCGAGGTAGGTGCGGACGTAGTGGTCGCTCACGTGACTCAGGATCGGCGTGACGCCCACGTCGTAGCGCGCGGCGGTTCGGGCGAACGCGCCGAGCAGCACTCGCAGCCCCATCTCGGCGTGGTACTCGGTGTTCCGGGGGACGGTGGAGTACTTGCGGACGCCGGACTCGAAGTGCGCGCCACACAGCGGCGCGGTGTCGGTCGCGGTGACGCAGACGAGGTCGCGGGCGTTCGCGAGCGCGGCGTCCGCGAACGGAATCGGCGTGCCAAAGGGGTCGATATCGACCACGTCGACGTAGGCGTCCTTGTCGTGGAGAACGGCGTTCGCGTCCTGATGGACGACCGCCCCCTGGAGGTCGTTCCGTTCGAGGTTCCGGCGCGCGAGGGTGACGGCGTCCGGGTCGGTATCGGCGAGCGTGACGTTCCAGCCCTCGTTCGCCGCGCGAACGCCCCGGATACCGCTCGCGGCGGTCGCGTCGAGGTAGCTGTCGGCCTCCGGCGTGCGCTCGCCGTACGCGCGGAGCGCCGCGACGGTGATATCGCGGTTAAGCTCCTGACCGGGGTTGAAGAACACGCCCTCCGCCGCGCCCTCGCCGCCGCCGGACGCGGACTCGACCTCCACCGTCACCGCACCCTCCTCTACGAGCATACGCGGACTCCGCGACCCGCGGAAAAAAGCCCCGCGGATCGGTTACTCGCCGACCGCGGCCGCGCGCTCCACGACGTCCTCGCTGTACCGCTCCGCGAGTTCGTCGTGCTGATCGGGGCGGTGCTCGTACACGTCCTGGAACAGCGTGATGGGCGTCTTCGCCGCCTGATAGGTGGCTTCGTCCCACATCCGGTCGTTCTCGATGTCCACGGTCACGCCGTCCACCTCGATGGTGGCCTCGCGCGTCATCGCGATTGCGCCGGTGCCGGCTTCCTTCGCGGCCTCGAACTGCTCCATCGAGTCCACGATGTCGTCCATGCTCGGGACGTAGGACGCCCGATTGAGCAGTTCCTCACGGAGTTCGTCCGCGTCGAGCTCGCGTTCTTCGCCGCCGATTTCGAGCTCGTAGCCCGTGTCCGTCTCCTCGAGTTCGAGGCGGTCGCCCCGGTAGATCTGGCGGCCGCCCTGCGCGTCGAGTTCGACCTCGTCGCCGCCGTCGTCGAGCAGCCACTGGCCGGACTCCGGCGGGAGCGGGGCCGTGTTCGCCTCGACGACCTGTCCGGGCGTGAGCGACCAGATTCCGGTCATGCCCTTCGCGCGGTTCTCCTCCATCCGCTCGCGGTAGCCCGCGACGTCCCGGATGTCGTCGTAGGGGCCGTCCACGGCCACGAGGCCGGCGGCGCTCGCGCCCCGGGACGTGTTGTGCCGCAACTCGGGCCACTCGGGGAGTTCGCCGGTGGGCGTCATCGCCCGCATGTCCTTCGTGTAGTCGACCTCGCCGTCCACGAGCAGGAACATCCGTTCGAGGTTGTTGCTCGGGTTCCCGAGTTCAGCGCGGAGGTCGCTCATCGCGAGTTCGGCCTCCCCGGACTCGATGATGACGGACATCGAGAGGCTGCCGGGTTCGAGGCCGTGTTCGGTCTCCACGATGGTGATGAACTCGTCGGCCTTCTTCCAGTCGTCGAGGTCGCCGACCTCGGGAATGACGAACCCGTCGATGTGCTCGACCGCGCCGTTCTCGGGGTCGGCGATCTCGAGCATGTGCTGGAACCCTCGGTACCGGGTTTCGGGGCTGTCGCGGTGCCAGACGACCCGCGGATGGATTTCGCCGGGGAAGTCCGCGCCGTGCTCTGAAACGACCTCCGCGATGTTCCGCGCGCCCTCGTCACGCATCGAGGGGGCGGTCGCGTCCTCGTTGTCCGGCACCCACACGTCGGGCGCTTCGAGGCCGCGGAGCTGGGCGGCGCGCCGCAGCATCTTCGCGGAGTCGTCCTCGCCGTCCACCGCCGTCGGACTCGTGAAGAACGACCGAACGAACTCGCGGTCGTAGTGGCGGTCTGTCGGATCAGTCATCCTGCGTCTGCTCCGGCGTGTCTCCGTCGGCCGTGATCGGGTCGGACTCGTCTTCGGTGAAGCCGGCCGATTCCTCCATCCGCTGCTTGGCGTCCGGGTCGAACTCCGCCTCGATCTCCTGGTAGCGCGGCACGAGCGACATCTCGTGGTGGCTCTCCGTCTCGTGACCCAGGTAGCGGTCTTCGAGGTCGAACTGCGCCTGTTCGTCGTTCTCCGCGATGTTCTTCATGTCCTCGTACACCGCGTGCGCGCCGGAGTGGAGGGCGTACAGCGTGATGAACTGGTACTTGTAGCCGAGGTCGCCGAGCTCCTCGAACGTCAGCGGATCCTCTTCTTCGCTCCACGCGAACGAGGAGGAGTAGTTGAACGCGAGGTCGAGGTCGGGGTGGGTCTCGTGGATCGTTTCGGCGTACTCGACGGCGTCCTCTCGGCTCGGATCCGGCATCTCGGGCCAGACGAGGTCGACGCCGGCGTCGGCGTAGATGCGGCCGCGTTCGAGGTGTTCCTCCCAGTCGCCGTTCGCGGAGCCGTAGGCGTCCGTGCGGGCGATGATGACGGTGTCCTCGGACTGCTTCGCGTCCACGGCGGCTTCGAAGCGCGAGCGCGCGGTCTCGCGGTCTTCGATCTGCTTGCCGGCGATGTGGCCGCAGCGCTTCGGCGAGGTCTGGTCTTCGATGTGGATGGCGGCGACGCCGGCCTTCTCGTACTCGCGGACGGCGCGTCGGACGTTGTGCACGCCGCCGTACCCGGTGTCGGCGTCCGCGACGACGGGGAGTTCGGTGGCGTCGACGATGCGCTTCGCGTTCTCCACCATCTCGGTCATCGTGACCATCTCGAGGTCGGGGAAGCCGAACTGGCCGAGGACGGTGGAGTACCCGCTCATGTAGGCGGCGTCGAGACCGGCGCGTTCGGCGAGCCGGGCGTCGAGCGCGTGGTACAGGCCGGGCGCGAACACGTAGTCCTGGTTCTCCAGCTTGTCGCGGAACTCGCGGCCGGCTGGGTTGTCGATGTCTCGGTGCGTATAGTCTGGGTAGTCACTCATTGGTCTGGATTCGGTGGCTGAGGACGGTTTCGTCGTAGTCCTCGCGGGGGTCGGTGGTGTTCGTCAGATCCGGGACGGCCGGCGCGCCGGTGTTCTCTATATCGGTGTATTCGGACATTATGTCGTGGTGGCTGGGGTTGGTCGATAGGCGGTGCGGGCGTCGGAGGTCCGGTGGTGTACTGCCATTGCGTCCAGGTAGGTGTGGAACACCACGATAAAGTTAATGATTGATAATGTAATATGGGTGGATAAGAATTAATAATCATTAAGGACGCGCTGGTGGGCCAATCGAACCGGCTAAACCACGCCCCCACCAAACCCGGCCGTGACGGACGACTGGCGCGACGACCTCCGAAACGCGGGAGCCCTCACGCCCAGCATCGTCCAACGAATCCTCCACGCGCACGGCGACCGCGGCCGACGCGCCATCGAAGCCGTCAGTGAACGCCGCGTCAAAGAATACAACGACTTCACCGTCGTCGTCGGCCACCACGACGAATACGTCGTCGAAAACGGCGGCTGCCACTGCCAGG is drawn from Salarchaeum sp. JOR-1 and contains these coding sequences:
- a CDS encoding YihY/virulence factor BrkB family protein, with protein sequence MSRNAVSVAREVVAEAQDSQITFLAAAVAYYAFVSLIPLLLLTLAAASYLGVESIGEQIVQLVGTLLTAEGSDAVRNALRGASGRGTATVVSLVVLAWSGLKLFRGLDVAFAHVYGVVGARPLTHQLRDGVLVLGAIAAGVVAAVVAGFVAGFVATGPFVGVVAFGLLAVTLCLVFFPIFYIFPDADITPREAVPGTLLAAAGWTALSGIFEAYAPLAGKYQAYGILGAALLLVTILYVGGTIIMVGAVLNAVLAGRTDETDVHDEVDEPDSAPDIAEMEREVRALRAELDAKTVSKNDLESDLRTYVRKRLRRNHARGWGPYLVLLYGTLMTLGAFYFLSGGWAILAMVVVWLSTLGLYALMLLFGVGLNAAGVPGRIADWVNDRR
- a CDS encoding phosphatase PAP2 family protein; this translates as MHGLGVSDALAGRVPEALVPLLRALTALGDPELFLVAAPLLYWLGPRYDVLSPERAARFLGIVVGGLALVVALKSLFGFHRPPATVALVHADGYGFPSGHATGAAVFYGALAALLRAGTRRTRYAVAGVVVAVVAVTRLALGVHYLPDVVAGVVAGSLHAAFALAVSRDSVANAFFVALAAGTAGLALAWTAEAATVFGATLGGIVGWQAARERVQRLADASAWSVLALVPLLAVGGLPLAIEPPVPVAAAGGIVLGFGVMWVPTRL
- a CDS encoding tRNA (guanine(26)-N(2))-dimethyltransferase encodes the protein MLVEEGAVTVEVESASGGGEGAAEGVFFNPGQELNRDITVAALRAYGERTPEADSYLDATAASGIRGVRAANEGWNVTLADTDPDAVTLARRNLERNDLQGAVVHQDANAVLHDKDAYVDVVDIDPFGTPIPFADAALANARDLVCVTATDTAPLCGAHFESGVRKYSTVPRNTEYHAEMGLRVLLGAFARTAARYDVGVTPILSHVSDHYVRTYLDLSHRATDANAAIDELGYIHHCEACLHRRTEKTLLPESPDACPNCGEGVQTAGPVWLGAAHDAEFVADVVRELTGEMGAAERAERLLERIASELHEPTHYDQHKLYKRWNEPAVGMDEFLDAVRDGGYEASRAHYGGTTFKTTASVAALRDLAP
- a CDS encoding oxaloacetate decarboxylase; protein product: MSDYPDYTHRDIDNPAGREFRDKLENQDYVFAPGLYHALDARLAERAGLDAAYMSGYSTVLGQFGFPDLEMVTMTEMVENAKRIVDATELPVVADADTGYGGVHNVRRAVREYEKAGVAAIHIEDQTSPKRCGHIAGKQIEDRETARSRFEAAVDAKQSEDTVIIARTDAYGSANGDWEEHLERGRIYADAGVDLVWPEMPDPSREDAVEYAETIHETHPDLDLAFNYSSSFAWSEEEDPLTFEELGDLGYKYQFITLYALHSGAHAVYEDMKNIAENDEQAQFDLEDRYLGHETESHHEMSLVPRYQEIEAEFDPDAKQRMEESAGFTEDESDPITADGDTPEQTQDD
- the aceB gene encoding malate synthase AceB codes for the protein MTDPTDRHYDREFVRSFFTSPTAVDGEDDSAKMLRRAAQLRGLEAPDVWVPDNEDATAPSMRDEGARNIAEVVSEHGADFPGEIHPRVVWHRDSPETRYRGFQHMLEIADPENGAVEHIDGFVIPEVGDLDDWKKADEFITIVETEHGLEPGSLSMSVIIESGEAELAMSDLRAELGNPSNNLERMFLLVDGEVDYTKDMRAMTPTGELPEWPELRHNTSRGASAAGLVAVDGPYDDIRDVAGYRERMEENRAKGMTGIWSLTPGQVVEANTAPLPPESGQWLLDDGGDEVELDAQGGRQIYRGDRLELEETDTGYELEIGGEERELDADELREELLNRASYVPSMDDIVDSMEQFEAAKEAGTGAIAMTREATIEVDGVTVDIENDRMWDEATYQAAKTPITLFQDVYEHRPDQHDELAERYSEDVVERAAAVGE
- a CDS encoding metal-binding protein: MTDDWRDDLRNAGALTPSIVQRILHAHGDRGRRAIEAVSERRVKEYNDFTVVVGHHDEYVVENGGCHCQDSTYNIDPDDGQRCWHALAADIAHAIDELDHHDMYYSDVRDFI